The following proteins come from a genomic window of Candidatus Zixiibacteriota bacterium:
- a CDS encoding IS110 family transposase: YQRLLASGKSKMTANVACMRKLITILNAMLAKNQYWEPKLT, from the coding sequence TACCAGCGCCTTCTGGCGTCCGGCAAATCAAAGATGACCGCTAACGTGGCCTGCATGCGCAAGCTCATCACCATCCTCAACGCCATGCTCGCCAAAAACCAATACTGGGAACCAAAATTGACTTGA